Proteins encoded together in one Streptomyces sp. NA04227 window:
- a CDS encoding phytanoyl-CoA dioxygenase family protein, which yields MDTSLFHRTGHTLVPGLLAPDEVAALLAEFMALPAGGRVPGHFEPRPQDPSRPYDPLGDYPRVMNPHEINDPARRMLLDERLGSIVTELLGEEPIAAQSMFYFKPPGARGQALHQDNFYLRVEPGTCVAAWIALDRVDRANGGLEVVPGTHRMDLFCPEEADPGTYFTKEYVPPPPGLERVPVDMNPGDVLFFNGSLVHGSEPNSTTDRFRRSFICHYAPRSTVSISRYYRPLSLAGEDLSLAESVGGGPCGTENAVGAVH from the coding sequence ATGGACACCAGCCTGTTTCACCGGACCGGACACACCCTCGTACCGGGACTCCTGGCACCGGACGAAGTGGCGGCGCTGCTCGCCGAGTTCATGGCTCTCCCCGCCGGTGGGCGAGTGCCGGGCCACTTCGAACCCCGCCCGCAGGACCCCTCGCGACCGTACGACCCGCTGGGTGACTACCCCCGGGTCATGAACCCCCACGAGATCAACGACCCGGCCCGGCGCATGCTCCTGGACGAGCGCCTCGGGAGCATCGTGACCGAACTCCTCGGCGAGGAGCCGATAGCAGCACAGAGCATGTTCTACTTCAAGCCGCCCGGCGCCCGGGGGCAGGCGCTGCACCAGGACAACTTCTATCTCCGGGTCGAGCCGGGCACCTGCGTCGCGGCCTGGATCGCCCTCGACCGCGTCGACCGGGCCAACGGCGGACTCGAAGTCGTCCCCGGCACCCACCGGATGGACCTCTTCTGCCCGGAGGAGGCGGACCCGGGCACCTACTTCACCAAGGAGTACGTGCCGCCGCCGCCCGGCCTGGAGCGGGTGCCGGTCGACATGAACCCCGGCGACGTCCTGTTCTTCAACGGCAGCCTGGTCCACGGATCCGAGCCCAACTCCACCACGGACCGCTTCCGCCGCTCCTTCATCTGCCACTACGCCCCGCGCTCCACCGTCAGCATCAGCCGCTACTACCGCCCGCTCTCCCTCGCGGGCGAGGACCTCTCCCTCGCGGAGAGCGTGGGCGGCGGGCCGTGCGGTACGGAGAACGCGGTGGGGGCGGTGCACTGA
- a CDS encoding hydroxyacid dehydrogenase, giving the protein MHADLADRLIDAETRERLTTLAELDPDLVVDDFRTPRAAAALRETEVIVSCWGCPPLDEEVLAAAPRLRAVIHAAGSLRHHITDACWRRGIDVTSAASANALPVAEYTVAAVLLAGKRVLRMREDYRRLRTPYDWQDGYRAAGNYRRIVGIVGASRIGRRVLELLRPYDLDLLLHDPYVDETEAARLGARAVDLDELCATADVVSVHAPELPETRHLVDRRRLALMHDGATLINTSRGSLIDQRALTEELVTGRLDAVLDVTVPEVLPADSPLYDLPNVLLTPHVAGSLGNELHRMAAAAADELERYTRGRPFAHAVSREEAVRSA; this is encoded by the coding sequence ATGCACGCCGATCTCGCCGACCGACTGATCGACGCCGAGACGAGGGAACGGCTCACCACCCTCGCCGAACTCGACCCGGACCTGGTGGTGGACGACTTCCGCACCCCGCGGGCCGCGGCCGCGCTGCGCGAGACCGAGGTCATCGTGAGCTGCTGGGGCTGCCCGCCGCTCGACGAGGAGGTCCTCGCCGCGGCGCCCCGGCTGCGTGCCGTCATCCACGCCGCCGGGTCGCTGCGGCACCACATCACCGACGCCTGCTGGCGGCGCGGCATCGATGTCACCTCCGCCGCCTCGGCGAACGCCCTGCCGGTGGCCGAGTACACCGTCGCCGCCGTCCTGCTCGCGGGCAAGCGGGTCCTGCGGATGCGCGAGGACTACCGGCGTCTGAGGACCCCGTACGACTGGCAGGACGGCTACCGCGCGGCGGGCAACTACCGGCGCATCGTCGGCATCGTCGGCGCCTCCCGGATCGGCCGCCGCGTCCTGGAACTGCTGCGCCCCTACGATCTCGACCTGCTGCTGCACGATCCGTACGTCGACGAGACGGAGGCGGCCCGGCTCGGCGCACGGGCCGTCGACCTCGACGAGCTCTGTGCCACCGCGGACGTGGTCAGCGTGCACGCCCCGGAGCTGCCCGAGACCCGCCACCTCGTCGACCGCCGCAGGCTGGCCCTGATGCACGACGGCGCCACCCTGATCAACACCTCCCGCGGTTCCCTGATCGACCAGCGGGCCCTGACCGAGGAACTCGTCACGGGCCGTCTGGACGCCGTGCTCGACGTGACGGTCCCCGAGGTACTGCCCGCCGACTCCCCGCTCTACGACCTGCCCAATGTGCTGCTCACCCCGCACGTGGCCGGATCGCTGGGCAACGAACTCCACCGGATGGCGGCGGCCGCCGCCGACGAACTGGAGCGGTATACGCGAGGGCGGCCGTTCGCCCACGCGGTGAGCAGGGAGGAGGCGGTGCGGTCCGCCTGA
- a CDS encoding carbohydrate ABC transporter permease, which yields MTAPGKTESVRGAGTGARAPRRRGRLGAPALLLLPFFLLFIACTLVPLGNAVRLSLYRESRSGLGFGGTERVFNGFGNYTRALEDDAFRDGFLTLAQYCVLYIPLMMGLSLALALLLDSTLARARRFFQLALFLPHAVPGIIAALLWMYLYTPGVSPVIDFLDSAGLPANLLGNPVPAVVNIALWEWTGYNLVIFYAALQAIPREVLEAAVVDGAGPLRVALNIKVPLIRASLTMVGLFTVIGSLQLFTEPMILHGAAPEVVTTWTPNMYAYTAAFERNDYGLAAAASVLLALAAALLSFAVTRLSGSRSRKREEAAG from the coding sequence ATGACCGCCCCCGGCAAGACCGAGTCCGTCCGCGGCGCCGGCACCGGCGCCCGCGCGCCGCGCCGCCGCGGACGGCTCGGGGCCCCCGCCCTGCTCCTGCTGCCGTTCTTCCTGCTGTTCATCGCGTGCACGCTGGTGCCGCTCGGCAACGCGGTACGGCTCAGCCTGTACCGGGAGAGCCGCTCCGGACTCGGATTCGGCGGCACGGAACGGGTGTTCAACGGGTTCGGCAACTACACCCGGGCCCTCGAGGACGACGCCTTCCGCGACGGCTTCCTCACCCTGGCCCAGTACTGCGTCCTGTACATCCCGCTGATGATGGGCCTCTCGCTGGCCCTGGCGCTGCTGCTCGACTCCACGCTCGCCCGCGCCCGGCGCTTCTTCCAACTCGCGCTGTTCCTGCCGCACGCGGTGCCCGGCATCATCGCCGCGCTGCTGTGGATGTACCTCTACACACCCGGCGTCAGCCCCGTCATCGACTTCCTGGACTCCGCGGGGCTGCCCGCGAACCTGCTCGGCAACCCGGTACCCGCCGTCGTCAACATCGCGCTGTGGGAGTGGACCGGCTACAACCTGGTCATCTTCTACGCCGCGCTCCAGGCCATCCCGCGCGAGGTCCTGGAGGCCGCGGTGGTCGACGGCGCCGGGCCGCTGCGCGTCGCCCTGAACATCAAAGTGCCGCTGATCCGCGCCTCGTTGACCATGGTCGGCCTGTTCACCGTGATCGGCTCGCTCCAGCTGTTCACCGAGCCGATGATCCTGCACGGCGCCGCACCCGAAGTCGTCACCACCTGGACCCCCAACATGTACGCCTACACCGCGGCCTTCGAACGCAACGACTACGGCCTCGCCGCCGCGGCCTCGGTGCTGCTCGCCCTGGCCGCCGCCCTGCTGTCGTTCGCCGTCACCCGGCTGTCCGGCAGCCGGTCCCGCAAGCGCGAGGAGGCCGCCGGATGA
- a CDS encoding SpoIIE family protein phosphatase — protein sequence MPELEGGGERAAPFDLPRTASAACDENGVITGWSQAAAELLGRGAEEVLGTSLGDLLAPGEDPAALLGVLRFSPGPDEETARLAQVLHPERGTLTLGVRGVPLTTASGPQWHLSAVDLAATPWWSQSHSVVERFLMNAPFGIGVLDRDLNFVWVNRGLENFSGVPLRERIGRPISEILPRLSPHRLEERLRYVLRTGEPVKHFEYHGFVPSEPHRERAFSSSCLRLEDADGRVLGVCYTGVDITERWRTRQRVDFLMESGGRLGTTLDLRRTAEEVTEVAVPRMADLAVVDLLEPVLRTEEPTGTVGPDTGRRLRRMARLCMRPELVGHTAVPIGSSPDYPADSPMVRALLAGRAVLAPGPLAGDAAPGSPDEWPEPDEGVGSLLAVPVRARGKVLGLAVFSRFAGREHFEPADLSMAEDFVSRAAVCLDNARRYTREHRTALGLQRSLLPQVIAAPPSVEVAHRYVPATSHEGVGGDWFDVIRLSGARVALVVGDVVGHGIHAVAAMGRLRTAVHSLADMDLPPDELLAHLDDLVLRLAEEQAEGPEAAGAAAAAVGARCLYVVHDPATRHCTMATAGHLPPALITPEGAVDFPELPAGPPLGIGALPFEAVEFPLAEGSTLVLYTDGLLTGTGHDMDAAAERLRRVLADTGADLQEAADDVLAGMGVRARDDDVALLLARPHGLGDEQMVTWQLRAEPSEVARARSLAADTLHAWGLDDLVFTTELVVSELVTNAIRYAAEPIRLRLIRQTVLTCEVTDGTSTSPRLRHARTTDEGGRGLFMIAQLARRWGTRYSPQGKIIWAEQALPEPAAGR from the coding sequence ATGCCCGAACTCGAGGGCGGCGGCGAGCGGGCCGCCCCCTTCGATCTGCCCAGGACGGCGAGCGCCGCCTGCGACGAGAACGGTGTGATCACCGGCTGGTCGCAGGCCGCCGCCGAACTGCTGGGACGGGGCGCGGAGGAGGTGCTCGGCACCTCGCTGGGCGACCTCCTCGCGCCGGGGGAGGACCCGGCCGCACTCCTCGGAGTGCTCCGGTTCTCGCCCGGCCCGGACGAGGAGACCGCACGGCTGGCCCAGGTACTGCACCCCGAACGGGGCACGCTCACCCTCGGCGTACGAGGCGTCCCGCTCACCACCGCCTCGGGCCCCCAGTGGCACCTGTCCGCCGTGGACCTGGCCGCGACCCCGTGGTGGAGCCAGAGCCACTCGGTGGTCGAGCGGTTCCTGATGAACGCGCCCTTCGGCATCGGGGTGCTCGACCGCGACCTCAACTTCGTCTGGGTCAACCGGGGCCTGGAGAACTTCTCCGGAGTGCCGCTGCGCGAGCGCATCGGGCGGCCGATCAGCGAGATCCTGCCCCGCCTCTCGCCGCACCGCCTGGAGGAACGGCTGCGCTACGTGCTGCGTACCGGCGAGCCCGTGAAGCACTTCGAGTACCACGGATTCGTCCCCTCCGAGCCGCACCGCGAGCGCGCCTTCTCCTCCTCGTGCCTGCGCCTTGAGGACGCCGACGGCCGGGTGCTCGGCGTCTGCTACACCGGCGTCGACATCACCGAACGCTGGCGCACCCGGCAGCGGGTGGACTTCCTGATGGAGTCCGGCGGGCGCCTCGGCACCACGCTGGACCTGCGGCGTACGGCCGAGGAAGTGACCGAGGTGGCCGTTCCCCGGATGGCCGACCTGGCGGTGGTCGACCTCCTGGAGCCCGTACTGCGCACCGAGGAACCCACCGGGACCGTCGGCCCGGACACCGGGCGCCGCCTGCGCAGGATGGCCCGGCTGTGCATGCGCCCGGAGCTCGTCGGCCACACCGCCGTCCCGATCGGCAGTTCCCCCGACTACCCGGCCGACTCCCCGATGGTGCGCGCCCTGCTCGCGGGCCGGGCCGTGCTCGCGCCCGGGCCCCTGGCCGGAGACGCCGCACCCGGCTCGCCGGACGAGTGGCCGGAGCCGGACGAAGGCGTGGGTTCCCTGCTCGCGGTGCCGGTGCGGGCCCGGGGCAAGGTGCTCGGCCTTGCCGTCTTCTCCCGGTTCGCGGGCCGGGAACACTTCGAACCGGCCGACCTGTCGATGGCCGAGGACTTCGTCTCCCGGGCCGCCGTCTGCCTGGACAACGCGCGCCGCTACACCCGCGAGCACCGCACCGCCCTCGGCCTCCAACGCAGCCTGCTGCCCCAGGTCATCGCCGCGCCGCCGTCCGTCGAGGTGGCCCACCGCTACGTTCCCGCCACCTCCCACGAAGGGGTCGGCGGGGACTGGTTCGACGTGATCCGGCTGTCCGGGGCGCGGGTGGCCCTGGTCGTCGGGGACGTGGTCGGGCACGGCATCCACGCGGTCGCGGCGATGGGACGGCTGCGTACGGCGGTGCACTCGCTCGCCGACATGGACCTGCCGCCGGACGAACTCCTCGCCCATCTCGACGACTTGGTACTGCGGCTGGCCGAGGAGCAGGCCGAAGGACCCGAGGCGGCGGGGGCGGCCGCCGCCGCGGTGGGGGCGCGCTGCCTGTACGTGGTCCACGACCCCGCGACCCGCCACTGCACGATGGCCACGGCCGGACATCTGCCGCCCGCCCTGATCACACCGGAGGGCGCCGTCGACTTCCCCGAACTGCCCGCCGGGCCGCCGCTCGGCATCGGGGCGCTGCCCTTCGAGGCGGTCGAGTTCCCGCTCGCCGAGGGCAGCACCCTCGTCCTCTACACGGACGGGCTCCTGACCGGCACCGGTCACGACATGGACGCGGCCGCCGAACGGCTGCGGCGGGTGCTCGCGGACACCGGTGCGGACCTGCAGGAAGCGGCCGACGACGTACTCGCCGGGATGGGCGTCCGCGCGCGCGACGACGACGTGGCCCTGCTGCTCGCGCGCCCGCACGGGCTCGGCGACGAGCAGATGGTCACCTGGCAGCTGCGCGCCGAACCGTCCGAGGTGGCCAGGGCCCGTTCGCTGGCCGCCGACACCCTGCACGCCTGGGGCCTGGACGACCTCGTCTTCACCACCGAACTCGTGGTCAGCGAGCTGGTCACCAACGCCATCCGGTACGCGGCCGAGCCGATCCGGCTCCGGCTGATCCGGCAGACCGTACTCACCTGCGAGGTCACCGACGGCACCAGCACCTCGCCCCGGCTGCGGCACGCCCGTACCACCGACGAGGGCGGCCGCGGACTGTTCATGATCGCGCAGCTCGCCCGGCGGTGGGGGACCCGGTACTCACCGCAGGGCAAGATCATCTGGGCGGAGCAGGCGCTTCCGGAACCGGCTGCGGGGCGGTGA
- a CDS encoding sugar nucleotide-binding protein has translation MSGWLVTGAGGVVGRELCEVLRAAGQPVLALGRSDLDLTDTVALRSALGRARPRVVVNCAAYTDLDGAERDPATAHRVNAEAVRELARACARTGARLLHLSTARVFDGKADLVRPESASPTPHTAYGRSRLAGERAVLEELPRRGTVVRTSWVYGTYGDDFVTGLASRATAGAPTHMSDEEHGQPTWARDVAQRLHLLGSLPPSRAAGLFHATCTGRTTRYGLAREVYRLMGADPALVRPLVTAPPARPAFTLLGHNRWASAGLTPLRPWPEALAEALTERLAEGGSPDARRASHTA, from the coding sequence GTGAGCGGCTGGCTGGTGACCGGTGCGGGCGGTGTGGTGGGCCGGGAGCTGTGCGAGGTGCTGCGCGCCGCCGGACAGCCGGTGCTCGCACTGGGCCGCAGCGACCTGGACCTCACGGACACCGTCGCCCTGCGCAGCGCACTCGGGCGCGCACGCCCGCGCGTCGTGGTCAACTGCGCCGCGTACACGGACCTCGACGGCGCCGAGCGCGACCCGGCCACCGCCCATCGCGTCAACGCCGAGGCCGTACGAGAGCTGGCCCGCGCCTGCGCGCGCACCGGCGCGCGACTGCTGCACCTGTCGACCGCCCGGGTCTTCGACGGCAAGGCCGACCTCGTACGACCCGAGAGCGCCTCCCCCACTCCGCACACCGCCTACGGCCGCAGCAGGCTCGCCGGTGAACGCGCCGTACTGGAGGAACTCCCACGCCGCGGCACGGTGGTACGTACCTCCTGGGTCTACGGCACGTACGGCGACGACTTCGTCACCGGCCTCGCCTCCCGGGCCACAGCGGGCGCCCCCACACACATGAGCGACGAGGAGCACGGCCAGCCGACCTGGGCCCGGGACGTCGCACAACGCCTCCATCTCTTGGGCAGCCTGCCGCCGAGCCGCGCCGCGGGCCTCTTCCACGCCACCTGCACCGGACGCACCACCCGGTACGGGCTCGCCCGCGAGGTCTACCGGCTCATGGGCGCCGACCCCGCGCTGGTACGTCCCCTTGTCACCGCGCCGCCCGCGCGCCCGGCGTTCACCCTCCTCGGCCACAACCGGTGGGCGTCCGCCGGACTGACGCCGCTGCGCCCGTGGCCCGAGGCACTCGCGGAGGCGCTGACCGAGAGGCTCGCCGAGGGCGGTTCTCCCGATGCCCGCCGCGCCTCGCACACCGCTTAG
- a CDS encoding ABC transporter substrate-binding protein, which produces MTSSVSRRRTTLGIAIGAASALCLGLLTGCSDDSDSGTGADGKPVTLTFWGWAKGTKEVVDAFNASHKDIKVSYKEIPSGVAGGYAKISNAVKAGNAPDLFNVEYPQLPDFVSQGAVKDISDQVDPALEGQYLPQAIDLVTLGGAKWALPLDASPQTFYYRKDLFEKAGIKTPPKTWDEFRTDAEKIKKADPKSRIATFFPDDPSTFEAMVWQAGGRWFKAGEKAWDVNFDDNATRETAAYWQKMIDDDLVHVTPSFSQQWTNSLQKGRTAGYLGAAWGGGVLGTTLPDQKGKWAAAPMPTADGKPASGMLGGTTFAVSKDSEKTEAAVEFAKWATTTEAGIKARIATGTSSAYPAAPALVPVARKAFKTDFLGGQDVYADYEDAARSINEDWTWGPVMGVTNNALRDSFAKLGSGDGDILGSVRKAQQDTRSELKNRGIEVSGR; this is translated from the coding sequence ATGACCTCATCAGTTTCCCGCCGCCGCACCACCCTCGGGATCGCCATCGGTGCCGCGAGCGCCCTGTGCCTGGGACTTCTCACCGGCTGTTCCGACGACTCGGATTCGGGGACCGGCGCCGACGGCAAGCCGGTCACCCTGACCTTCTGGGGCTGGGCCAAGGGCACCAAGGAGGTCGTGGACGCCTTCAACGCCTCCCACAAGGACATCAAGGTCTCGTACAAGGAGATCCCCTCCGGGGTCGCGGGCGGCTACGCCAAGATCTCCAACGCGGTGAAGGCGGGCAACGCTCCCGACCTGTTCAACGTCGAGTACCCGCAGCTGCCGGACTTCGTCAGCCAGGGCGCCGTCAAGGACATCAGCGACCAGGTCGACCCGGCCCTGGAAGGCCAGTACCTGCCGCAGGCCATCGACCTGGTCACCCTGGGCGGCGCCAAGTGGGCGCTGCCGCTCGACGCCTCCCCGCAGACCTTCTACTACCGCAAGGACCTGTTCGAGAAGGCGGGCATCAAGACACCGCCGAAGACCTGGGACGAGTTCCGCACGGACGCCGAGAAGATCAAGAAGGCCGATCCGAAGTCCCGGATCGCCACGTTCTTCCCGGACGACCCGAGCACCTTCGAGGCCATGGTCTGGCAGGCGGGCGGCCGCTGGTTCAAGGCCGGTGAGAAGGCCTGGGACGTCAACTTCGACGACAACGCCACCCGCGAGACCGCCGCCTACTGGCAGAAGATGATCGACGACGACCTCGTGCACGTCACCCCCTCCTTCTCCCAGCAGTGGACCAACTCCCTGCAGAAGGGACGGACGGCCGGTTACCTCGGCGCCGCCTGGGGCGGCGGCGTGCTCGGCACCACCCTGCCCGACCAGAAGGGCAAGTGGGCCGCCGCACCGATGCCGACCGCCGACGGCAAGCCCGCCAGCGGCATGCTCGGCGGCACCACCTTCGCCGTCTCCAAGGACAGCGAGAAGACCGAGGCCGCGGTCGAGTTCGCCAAGTGGGCCACCACCACCGAGGCGGGCATCAAGGCACGTATCGCCACCGGCACCTCCTCCGCCTACCCGGCCGCCCCGGCCCTGGTCCCGGTCGCGCGCAAGGCGTTCAAGACCGACTTCCTCGGCGGCCAGGACGTCTACGCCGACTACGAGGACGCCGCCCGCTCCATCAACGAGGACTGGACCTGGGGCCCGGTCATGGGCGTCACCAACAACGCGCTGCGGGACTCCTTCGCGAAGCTCGGCTCGGGCGACGGCGACATCCTGGGCAGCGTCCGCAAGGCCCAGCAGGACACCCGGTCCGAGCTGAAGAACCGCGGCATCGAGGTGTCCGGCCGATGA
- a CDS encoding carbohydrate ABC transporter permease, whose translation MSTVAPVDKPAARPGRAPAPAAGKPRRPWSLSKTAVNGALLLATVYTLFPLLWLLTAAAKNTGDLLGGRTISPSRWHLGENLGNLLSQSDGIYFRWYANSLLYAGVGAALCALICVAAGYAFHVYDFPGKESLFGLVLLGVLVPTTALALPMYLLATKVGVVNTFWAVFLPSLVNPFGVYLARVFCAGYVPGEVLEAARMDGAGELRTFWSIGLRMVMPGFVTIFLFQFTAIWNNFFLPLVMLSDTELFPVSLGLFSWNTQTHAFPEYYPLVVTGSLLAVVPLVVAFVALQRFWKAGLTAGSVK comes from the coding sequence ATGAGCACCGTCGCACCCGTCGACAAGCCCGCGGCCCGCCCCGGCAGGGCCCCGGCCCCGGCCGCGGGCAAGCCCCGCCGGCCCTGGTCGCTGTCGAAGACGGCCGTCAACGGAGCCCTGCTCCTGGCCACCGTCTACACCCTCTTCCCGCTCCTGTGGCTGCTGACCGCCGCCGCCAAGAACACCGGCGACCTGCTCGGCGGCCGCACCATCTCCCCCTCGCGCTGGCACCTCGGCGAGAACCTCGGCAACCTGCTCTCCCAGTCGGACGGCATCTACTTCCGCTGGTACGCCAACTCGCTCCTGTACGCGGGAGTCGGCGCCGCACTGTGCGCGCTGATCTGTGTGGCCGCCGGATACGCCTTCCACGTCTACGACTTCCCGGGCAAGGAGAGCCTGTTCGGCCTGGTCCTGCTCGGGGTGCTCGTCCCGACGACCGCGCTCGCCCTGCCGATGTACCTGCTCGCCACCAAGGTCGGTGTCGTCAACACCTTCTGGGCCGTGTTCCTGCCCTCCCTGGTCAACCCCTTCGGCGTCTACCTGGCCCGGGTCTTCTGCGCGGGCTACGTACCCGGCGAGGTCCTGGAGGCGGCACGGATGGACGGCGCCGGGGAACTGCGCACCTTCTGGTCGATCGGCCTGCGCATGGTGATGCCCGGCTTCGTGACGATCTTCCTGTTCCAGTTCACGGCCATCTGGAACAACTTCTTCCTGCCGCTCGTGATGCTGTCCGACACCGAGCTCTTCCCGGTCAGCCTCGGCCTGTTCTCGTGGAACACCCAGACCCACGCCTTCCCCGAGTACTACCCGCTGGTGGTCACCGGCTCGCTGCTCGCCGTCGTCCCGCTCGTGGTCGCCTTCGTCGCCCTCCAGCGGTTCTGGAAGGCCGGGCTCACCGCGGGCAGCGTGAAATGA
- a CDS encoding transglycosylase SLT domain-containing protein, with protein sequence MTGLATLGAAALTLGLTTTGGNTTTDAAPAASTKVATTKTVDTHTSTTGPHATDDQKINSVAEKLGVKTDDAKKDAAQKKAAAAKKEKAEKAEKAEKAAAKAKAERGKKQAANRSTHRTYANNLDGWIRESLAIMKEKGIPGSYEGLHRNILRESSGNPKAINDWDINAQNGIPSKGLLQVIPPTFEAYHVEGTPKNIYDPVANITAAANYAADKYGSMDNVDSAY encoded by the coding sequence ATGACCGGCCTCGCCACCCTCGGCGCCGCAGCCCTCACCCTCGGCCTCACCACCACCGGCGGCAACACCACCACCGACGCCGCCCCCGCCGCCAGCACCAAGGTCGCCACCACCAAGACCGTCGACACCCACACCAGCACCACCGGCCCCCACGCCACCGACGACCAGAAGATCAACAGCGTCGCCGAAAAGCTCGGCGTCAAGACCGACGACGCCAAGAAGGACGCCGCACAGAAGAAGGCCGCCGCCGCCAAGAAGGAAAAGGCCGAGAAGGCTGAGAAGGCCGAGAAGGCCGCCGCCAAGGCCAAGGCCGAACGAGGCAAGAAGCAGGCCGCCAACCGCTCCACCCACCGCACCTACGCCAACAACCTCGACGGCTGGATCCGCGAATCCCTCGCCATCATGAAGGAAAAGGGAATACCCGGCTCCTACGAAGGCCTCCACCGCAACATCCTCCGCGAGTCCTCCGGCAACCCCAAGGCCATCAACGACTGGGACATCAACGCCCAGAACGGAATCCCCTCCAAGGGACTCCTCCAGGTCATCCCCCCGACCTTCGAGGCCTACCACGTCGAAGGCACCCCCAAGAACATCTACGACCCCGTCGCCAACATCACCGCCGCCGCCAACTACGCCGCCGACAAGTACGGCTCCATGGACAACGTCGACAGCGCCTACTAA
- a CDS encoding helix-turn-helix domain-containing protein gives MTVTSENMPDSAADHGESPPPELLIAGRYAQLPGYAVHRAQGARSWLLLWTEGGAGRIRQGAAEVRTEEGELVALAPGVRQDYRVAPDADCWHFWWVHCRARPAWEAWLRPHARGDGCFAVGPVPTAARPRIGAELRRLHADARWTGEGAPPLPVAAHRRAAPAVAASLPRAHELAMNGVERVLLLTTSSGYSGGAPEAGGGADSRVRRVEALIAADPAAPHTVASLAEAVRLSPSRLAHLFTEQTGRTPMRALREARLQHAARLLETTALDVGHVAAASGFASPFHFSRAFRTRFGVPPRQYRG, from the coding sequence ATGACCGTGACTTCCGAGAACATGCCTGATTCTGCTGCCGACCACGGTGAGTCGCCGCCGCCCGAGCTACTGATCGCGGGCCGCTACGCCCAGCTCCCCGGGTACGCCGTGCACCGCGCGCAGGGCGCCCGGAGCTGGCTGCTCCTGTGGACGGAGGGCGGCGCGGGACGAATCCGCCAGGGCGCCGCAGAGGTGCGTACCGAGGAAGGCGAGCTGGTGGCGCTGGCCCCCGGTGTACGGCAGGACTACCGGGTGGCACCTGACGCCGACTGCTGGCACTTCTGGTGGGTGCACTGCCGGGCCCGGCCCGCGTGGGAGGCGTGGCTTCGCCCGCACGCGCGCGGCGACGGCTGTTTCGCGGTCGGCCCGGTGCCCACCGCCGCACGGCCCCGGATCGGCGCCGAACTGCGACGGCTGCACGCCGACGCCCGGTGGACCGGCGAGGGCGCGCCGCCGCTGCCGGTCGCCGCCCACCGCAGGGCCGCGCCCGCCGTGGCCGCCTCGCTGCCGCGCGCCCACGAGCTGGCCATGAACGGCGTCGAACGCGTACTGCTCCTGACGACGTCCTCGGGGTACTCGGGCGGCGCCCCGGAGGCGGGCGGCGGTGCCGACAGCCGGGTGCGGCGCGTGGAGGCCCTCATCGCGGCGGATCCGGCGGCGCCGCACACGGTGGCCTCGCTCGCCGAGGCGGTCCGGCTGTCCCCCTCGCGCCTGGCCCATCTGTTCACCGAGCAGACCGGGCGTACGCCGATGCGGGCGCTGCGCGAGGCCAGACTCCAGCACGCGGCCCGACTCCTGGAGACCACCGCGCTGGACGTCGGCCATGTCGCCGCCGCCTCAGGATTCGCCAGCCCCTTCCACTTCAGCCGCGCCTTCCGGACCCGCTTCGGAGTGCCGCCCCGGCAGTACCGAGGCTGA